The Persephonella sp. KM09-Lau-8 nucleotide sequence GGATGTTTTTTTACCATACATTAAAAATGCCATTAGAGCTGCAATTACAGCTAAAGCAACCAGTCCTAAAATAATAACTGTTAATAAAGCAGCACCTTTTTCTTTATTATTCATTTTTACCCTCATTATTATTTAAATTCTAAACCGCCAAACATTCCTGTAGGTCTAACGGATATTTTAATAACTTTCCATCTGTAATGCTGATAATTTGCAGGAAGATTAAATGTTATTCCATCAATATTTATACTACTTGAAGGATAGACATAATCTGCATTTAAACCACCTTCCTGCATTACAGCATAAAAATTGATTCTTTTAAGTTGTGCCCTTATCTCGCTGTTATCTATTTGCCCGTTACCATTTGTATCAGTCGCAGGTTGGTTTTGTCCAAAGGAATCTGCTGTCCCGTCATTATCTGTATCAAGATCAAAAGTTACTACAAAATCTACTATACAATGGAGAAGAGGATTACCTGAGCCACCGTTTACAGCCCTAAGTAAGTCAAAAGTATTCGGATTACAGTGTGAGGGTAAATTAGAATTTGTTTTTCTATATGTAATGGTATTGCATGTATTTGTTGAACCAACCTGGCAAGAATTAGCGTTTGTTGCTATAGGAAAACCTATATGAACTCCTATTGAAGGGCATGTTAAAGAAGTTACCACAGAATTATATAAACCGGTTAATGTATCAATAAAAACTATATTATTATTTGAAGTATCTTTTCTTTCATCATTAATTAGAGAACCATCTGCACACAAAATCCATCCAAAAGTGCTTTGATTTGTATTATTAAGGGTAGACCTTATAGTTAAAATGTGTTGTGTATTATTCCATTCTATAATCTTATCAGTTGCATCATAAGCTACTCCATATCCTATATGTTCAAGATCAAGGCGTAAAAGCTCAAGTCCAACAACTTTTTCTAATTGCTGTTCTATAGATTCTGATTCCTCTTTATAACTTCCAAATATTTTTATATACGTAAAATATGCTGCACTTAAAAGCAGGGCAACTATTATTAGTGTTACTAGTATTTCAATTATAGTAAAACCTTTTTTATTTCTCTTAAACATTGGCTAAAACCCCTTATCCGAGATAATGGTTGTAGTTTGATATCTTATATTATTGCCATTTTTATCCTTATGTGCGGTGCATACTATTACAGTTACTGTTTTATAGGGAGGGTTTTCATTTACTATAATTTCCCGTCCAAAAATTACATTATGGTTTCTTACCTGATGTGTTATTTTGCATTGATTAGATGCGGTTGAAGGATTAAAATTATTACACACACCATTACAAATAGTATTTATGCTGCTATAAGATGTATTTCTTAATCTTTCAAGTTCATTCTGTGCAATTTTTGCAGCTTCATCTTTTACTAATTTCGTGTAGTTAAATCTATATGCAAGTAAAAAGCTATGAAGCATAAATATAAGAACAAGAGAAAAAAGAACCATCGCAACCAAAACTTCTACAAGGGTGAACCCCTTTTTATTTAATATTGCAACTTGTTCCATCCCATACTCCCATTCTTACTCTTGTTAATGAAATTTTTAAACAATTAACTGCAGGTGTTTTAATATTTCCTGTGTAATAAATTGTCTCCCCTAGTCCAGAAGAAGGGTTGAAAACCCCCCTATCTGTTATTGTTATATAAGATGCACCTGATTTGATAGCAAAAGGAACTGAAAGATTTACACATTTTAAATTAGAAGAAGATGAAACATCATAAAGACAGGCAGTGGAAGAATTCCCACTACTAGAGAGAGTAAATCTAAGCTCTTTTTTCTTTGAGAATGCTTGAATTCTTCCTTCTTGAAGTAGCCCATATACTTTTTTAATTTCACCTTCTACTTTATGAGCCTGTATCTTTTGTACTATTGGCTTATATACCACGGCTAATAAAATCAGGAATATAACTATTACTATAATAAGTTCTACTATAGTAAATCCTCTTATTTTTCTAACCATAATAGTAAGTCTCCTTTTCCATATCCTGTTGGTGGAACATACTGTGTAGCTGATTCAGGAGGTGTATAGGAAACCCAATCACTTGCACCGCTTAAACCTTTAATCTGGAGAATATTTGCACCAGAAGCCTGCAGATAAATTGTTCCTGCTGGAATATTTGTAGCATAACTTCCGCCTGGACAACTTTCTCCTGCGTTTGCACCAGTTGCACAGTTAAGAGCCCAAACCCTTGTTCTTCCTCCAAATCCACAAATATCACCTGTCGGTTGCATTGTTGTAAATAAAATTAGATTTTCAGAAGGTATAGGAGTTGGGTCTGTAATATTTCTTTCTTTGTTGTATTTACTTGTTCTTGGTTCTAAGCTTTCACTTAACATCCATGCTACTGTATCTGTCCCATTTTCCAATTCTGAACAGGTGTCATTTACACTATGAGCTGCATTTATATTACATGTAGAGCCTGTAAGGCATCCATCAATTCTTACACCGTATAATGCTTCTTTATCATTTGCATTTTGTCCTGGTGTATCTTCTTTATAAAACCATCTACCAGTTCCAAAGTAAATATAATTCATTCCAAAGCATTGCATATATTCTACCTTTGCAGTTACAGGACCAAGTGCGCTGTTGAAAATTTTTATAAAAGTCCAGTTGTTTGGATTTTCATCGGTTATCTTTAATGCTCCTATATTCCCTTGCCATACTGTTCCTGTTTTTTTCGTTATTCCAAATACAACCATGTCTGTGTTTCCATCGTTGTTATAATCTATTCCATTTGTAAACAGCCTGCCACCGAAAGCATTATCAAGCCCAGAAGGAGTAATTATATAAACATCGTTATCAGGGTCAAATTTAAAAGAACTATTTAGTTTTAAAACAAATATTTTGAGAGGTTGTGCAGCATCCCCAAGATAATTTGTTGGACCTGAAAGGAACATTACATATTGATTCCCCTCATATCTCAAGTATGCAGGTCCGGAGAAAGTGAAACCAAGATCTTTATGTGAAAACTCCCAAAGAAATACAGGATTTTCAGGGTCTGTTATATCAAGTGCATAGTATGAAGATAATCCAATACACTCTCCGGAAGTAGAACATGTATCTGAAGGAGGTTTGATACAATTTGAATCCGTACATCCGCATGCACCACCTAATCTTAAACCACCAATCAACACTACTTCTGTATTCCCGTCATTATCATAGTCTGTTTTTATAATATAGGGTTTTAAGTCATTCATATAGAGATGACAGTAATCTGGGTCTGCTAAATATCTCAAATACGGCATAACATTTCTTGGAATAAATGCCCATAATTCTTTTCCTAATTTAGCTGTTGTGCAATTATTTTTGTCATCGCATATTTTTGCTGCCTGGTTCGTAGCAAGTCCTTGATTGCTTATGTATCCAGCGTGAAAAGCATGTAGCATTCCATCATTCCCTGCCACATACGTGACTGAATAACCCTTATCATCATAACTAAAAGTTTGAGGAGTTGAATAGATAATATCTCCTAATTTCCAGATCCCACTTCCAGTATCTCTCGTTCTGCATTCAGAAATTTCTTCTCCTCTGATAAAACGTATCAATTTATCGTAATCTGGGTTACTACCGTTTCTAAGACATTCCGGAAATTCGTTTATATCAGTGCCTAAAGCTGCATCAAAATCATCTTTATTGGATGTGGTGAAATCTTCCATTTTACTACCATCTTCTGCGACCCCGTATATCTGTCTATCATTGGCATTTCTGGTTTTTAGTTTTTCTCCCACTTCCCATAGACTATGAACTTCATCAAGAGAACTATATGTTTGTTTAACATCGTATACAGCAGTTAAATCTATAACACACTTTTCATTGATATAACTATACTTACAATATTTGTCAGTATCACAACTTGTTATGTCTGTAATGTTATTGCAATAAGTTGATGTTTTTTGCGCATTAAGTATGCATTTAGATTGAACAGTATCCCATACACAATAGTCTGAACTATTACAATTAGTTTGGTTTGTATAAGTAGAACATTCGCTATCATCTAATTTTGGGGTTCCGTCTGGATTGCTTTTTATTGCAGGAATTATTAATTTCCCATTATTATCTATAATAAATTCCAAAATATAGTCATATTTATTTTCATTAGAGGAATAAACATCTAAATAATAATTTGAGTAAGAGTCTTCTCTTAAATTTTGGGCTTTACGTGTATTTAAAGACCAGTAGTTATATAAAGTTCCTAACCATGTAATCTTTTTATCTGCACTAAAAGCTTTTTCAGGATAAAATACAGCTTGAGTAATTAATGCGCCTTTTTTTCTTTTCTCAGAAAGTACTGAAAGAGAAGTTCCAGAAGCGGTTCTTTTTAGTATATTTCTAATGAATTTAAGGAGAGAATCTTTTATTTCCTGTGCATTTTGGGCACTTAAGAATGTATCAGGATTTCCATCTCCATCGCCATCCCAATCCGGTGAAGATGGTGGAAGAGTAGTACATGCACTTCCCTTTCCATAACCACAATCATCCATATAGCATTCATCCCACGGATAATGGCTATTCGTGCCTCCATCCCAGTGGGAACCATTTGTTCCGGCAGGCCAATCATAAATAGAAGTATCAAAAGAACCATATACAGCAATATTTTTTAGAGATTGTTCCCCAGTTCCTCCTAAGAATAGGCCTAAAGCATATATCCCATTTACGGAAATATCAAATGTATTGCCACTGGAGCTTGATAAGTTCCTTAAAATATCGTGATGCATTCTATATGCAGGAACTACCGGGTCAGCAGATTCATCTTCATACCCAGTTTCTATTGAGCAAGTCCATCCGTTACTTCCATAGTTCCATTGTCCATCAGAAGCTAAAATTACGAAGTTTTTGGCACAAGGTGCTGGTTTGCAATTTTTACCTTCTGCATCACAGAAATAGTTTGGATCTTTGTGAGTTCCGGGATCAATATCGAAATCATGGGAAAATTTATGCTCATCACTTTGTTTGAAATAATCATAAGCTTCCCACATTGCAATAGAAGTTCCTGTTCCTCCACCTGGATCAACATAATTGATAGCTCTAATTAGATATGTATAAGGATGGTTTGGATCGGCATTATTTCCGTTCGGATAATCTCCTATGTATACTTTATCGTCGTATAAAGATGTATTATAGAACAAAACTCCAAATCTTGGACGATTTTCTTCATTTTCAAAAATTTGTGCAATTCCGTTAATACGGCTTTTAGGAACTTCCACTCTATATCCATAGTAGGTTCTTAAAATACATTTTGAACCTGAACATGCAATATCTGGGTCACAATTAGGGTCAGTAAATGAACTACATCCGTCAGGTCTCCCACCTGTAATAGCCCATCTAAGCAGATCAACTCTACTCATTAGTAGGAAATTAAGACAACTACCTCTATAAGCATGGTCTGTATCTATACCATATGCTGTACTGGGACAAGAGTCAGGTGTATCTGTTGATTCTACCCATAAGTCACGGGAATCATCATAAGAATATACCTTATCAGGAATAAAGTAACCTTCTTCATCTCCTTTATAAGTACCACTATAAGCTTCCCAACTCATACTTCCGCTTTTATCTACAAGGATTAGTATATTGGGAGGCACTGAGGAAGATAAAAATGGAGGTGTGGAACAGTAATTACCCATATTTGTTGCATAGGCAAGCGTAAACAAAGAGGTTAAGCCGGCAAATATATATTTTAGACTTTTCATCTTACTTTACCTCAATTATCGTATAAATTTTATTTGGATTGCTACAATTATTTTCTTTAATATATAGGAATATATTTTTATTCTTCTTTTCTTTTAACGATTCCAAATTTATATTACCAGGCAGTCGAAATTTTCTTTTTCCTGGACAGGAACCACTTTTAATGTCAATAATTGCTGTATTATTTTCTATATTTTTTAAAGTTCCTCTTAAGAATAAATTATCATCTGCCTTTGAGTATGCTATTATTAGGATTAAAGAAGATAATATGCTTATAAAAAATTTCATTACAATAATTCCTCCATTTTAGATTTCCATTGTTAATTGTCTGTCCATTTCATAAAAAAATCGTGAAAGTTATAAGGGTAATCTTATCATTGTGAGGAAGTCGCGGCCTATATGGGTTTTGATTTCTCCACCATAGTGGGAGATAAGGAATTCTGCGATTTCAAGTCCTATTCCTGCTCCTTTTTCTACCATTCCAACATCATTTTTTATAAAAACGTATAGATTTTTATCTTTTAAACACATTTTTATGAATACTTTGTTTTCAGAGAATTTTGCTGCGTTTTCTATTACTGCGAAGAATATATTTTCAACATCATTTGGATCCATTTTCACATAAGCATCAAATATATCCAGTCTTACAGATTTGTCCTTTAAATTTTCTTGAAAATTATGGATTACATTTTCGATAACATCTTTGATATTAATTGTGGTTATGTTCTTTTCAGCTTCCCCCAGATTTTTTAAGGTTTTTATTGTAAATTTAAAATCTTTTTCAATGATTGAGTATGCATTTTCCAGTCTATTTACTGCTTTGAGTCTGCATTTGGATTTGATTATATCTATATTTAATCTCTGGATAGAAAGAAAATTTCCTAACTTATGGGTTATTGTTAGCAGTAAAATTTCCAGATATCTGCGAATGTAATCTTCTTTGCGAATATATCTGATAATTGTGAAATATATTAAAACCATCAAAACCAGTATTAACACTGCTTCCCACATTAAAAGAGTAAATGCGAATTCTTTTAATTTTTTATCCTTATACCTTATATCCAAGGCCATATATTTGCCATCAATTATATTGAGGATTTCATATTTTTTCGGGTCAGGGATATGGTCAAATGTTTTTATGTATGGTGGTAGTAGTATTCCCGGGTTATATTTATAAATTTCTGTATAAAGCTTGGTTTCTTTTGCTATCTGCTCGTCAAGGCTGTATTTAAAAAATAAAATACTCACGAAATTTATGGCAGATAAGCCGAACACAAGCACAAATGTAAATGCTAAGAGAACCTTATTTTCAAATGATAAGAGATTTTTTTTCAGTCTAATTTGTATCCCCTCCCCTTATAAGTCTTTATGGCATCTTTTGGGAGGATTTTTCGGAGTTCTTTTATATATGTTCTTACTATTTCATCTCCCACAGGTTTGTCCCCCCAGACATAGTTTAATATTCTTTCTGTTTCTACAACTGAACCTTTATTTTTTAGTAAATAGTATAGCAAATCCCATGCTGTTTTAGATATTTTGATTTCCTCCCCTGCCTTTTTAATGGTTTTGCTATTCAAGTTTATCTCAACATCTCCTATTTTTATAATCTCGTCTATATGTTTTCTTTTTGTCAAGGCTTTTATTCTGAGAAGCAGTTCTTTAGGATTAAATGGCTTTGTTAGATAATCATCTGCTCCCAGATTAAAGCAGTATTCTTTGTCTTTAATATCAGATTTGGCTGTTAGAATAAGAATGGGATTTTTGATACCTTTGAGTCTTAGATCCCGTAGGATTTCTTCTCCTTTTTTGTATTTCAAAATTAGATCTAAGACAATAACATCATATTGCTCAAAATTATATATATACTCAATTTCTCTGTCGTCCTGTATCCAGTGGACTTCTATATCATTTGCTTCAAGATATTCTTTCAAACTCTCCCCTAAGATTGGGTCATCTTCTACAAGTAAAATTTTCATGATGAATACCTAAATTTTTTATTAAATTTTATATAAAAAGATAAAAGGAAGGTGGCAAAAAGACCACCCTACTTTTCAAGCCAAAGGAGGAGCTGGCCTCTGAAACCTCTTGGAGAAATAAATGGAGGGGCTGTATTTGGAGGAGTGCCTACATACCAGCCTGTATGTATTGATTGATTAAGTTCTTTTTCTCCTATTTGTTGAACATCTCCACCGCTAAGCTGCAGTAGTAATACTCCTTTTGGAAATTTAACTTTATATGTCCCACCGCATGTTCCGTTTTTATCAAAAACTCCTGCACCTGTTGCACAGTTAAGAGCCCAGACTCTTGTTCTTCCTCCAAATCCGCAAATATCAGAATTTGGCTGCATTGTTGTGAAGAAGATTACATTTTTATCTGTGACAGATGGGTCTGTTATAGCTCTTTCTTTGTAATATTCATTTTCTGAAGGATCTAATTGTTGTGTCCAGTATTGTATTCCTGAAGGAATAGGCATATTAGCGGGAGGGCATATACCTAAAGGAACTATATTACAGTTGTTTATATTTGTTAAACAGTCATCTATTTTTAAGCCAAATAAACTCTCGGTGTTTCCATCAGGAGTGTCTGTTTTATGGAACCATCTTCCTGTTCCAAAATATATATAGTTTTTATTAAAACATTGCATATGTTCTATTCTGGTTACTATTCCACTACCTGATATACCAAATTTTATTTCTTTAATTTTCCAATCCTCTGGATCATCATCATCTGGTTTTATCGCCAGAAATGAAGCCCTCCATTTTGAATTGGTTTTATCAAATTGATTAATTCCTAAGAAAATCATATCTGTATATCCATCAGGATTATTACTCAGTATCTGTCCATTTTTGAGTGTTATATCTATTCCTCTGGTAAATAATCTTCCGCCAAAGGCATTTTTTATTCCTGTAGGGATAACGGTAATATCATCAATTGTAAAATCATCATCAAGAGTTAGAACAAATAGTTTGAGTTCCTGATTAGAGCTTTTTATTTCTCCTTTATAGGTTTCGGGTCCAGAAGCAAACATAACATATTTTTTATCTCCTCTTGTTATATAAGCAGGGCCGGAATAGCTAAATCCCAGATCTGGATCATTAAACTCCCACAGGAATTTGGGATTTTCTGGGTCTGTTATATCTATTGCAAAATATGAAGATAAACCTATGCAGGAAGATTTGTCCGCTGGATTTGGACAGGTATCTACAGGTGGAGTAATACCATCCTTGCACCCACCACCCAGTCTAAAACCTCCAATCAGAACTTTCTTGTCTTTTTCCTCAATAATATAGGGAGATAGGTCTGTAATGTAGATATGACAGTAATTTGGGTCAGCAATATATTTTAGATATGGTAAAGCATTTTTAGGAATAAATGCCCATAATTCCTTCCCGAGTTCTTCATAAGTATTGCAGTTGTTTTTATCCTGACACAAATGGGCATATTGATTGTTGGTTTTAAGTTTTATCATTTTACCCAGCTTGAAGGCATGGAGCATACCATCATTGGAGGAAACATAGACAACAGAATAATTATCATAGTTAACTATCTGTGGAGTTGAATATATAATATCCCCTAATTTCCAGGTATCCCCATTGTCATTTGCTACTCTTGGTCGGCAGCCTTCTATATCTTCTCCTCTTATATATCTGATTAAATTTTTTGCGGAAGCCTCTTTATCACAGCTACCGTTTATGGCAAAACAGGTGTTTTTCAGACATCCAAAGTAATCTACAAAATCATCCCACGAATCCTCTTCAAATTCATGATCAGTATCTATTGCATAAATTTTTCTTTCAAGGGGCATTGTATCTCTAAGCTTTATACCTGCATCCCATAGATAACTTATCTCGTCAAGGGATTTTGCTGTAAGACAATTGGAAGGATCTGGATTACCGTTTTTATCAGGTAAGCATCTGTCTATTTTGAGCTGTTTGTTATTATCCAGATAGAACTTCAGGATTCTATCTTCCAGAATATCAAGATAGTAATTTGAGTTTGTATCTTCCCTGAGATTCTGAATATTTTTTGTCAGGAAAAACCAGTAAGCGTATAGATGACCTATCCAGTTAACTGTATATTCATCTTGGGTGTCTTTAAACGTTTTCTCTGGGTGGAATGTTGCCTGTGTTACAACAGCTCCACCGGTTTTTCTGTCTGATAAAACAGATACAGATGTTCCTGAGGATGTGCGTTTTAGGATATTCTGAAATGCTTTTTCTATAGATTCTTCAAGTTTTAATGGATTTGTTATAAGAAAGTATGTATCAGGTATGCCATCTCCATCTTTGTCCCATTCGTCCTGTCTGTCAGGAATACCATTATTATTTTTATCATCAAAGCCTCCCCATTTTGCTGCAAGATATAAAGGCGTAGGTAAAGTTCCTGCTGAAGAAGAACTTACTGTAAAAGTATGTTCCCATTTTAAAGGCATATCTGCAATGGTATCTGGTGTCCATGATGCTTTCTGAACGTCTCCATCTTTTACAAGAAGGTATGTGCCATCTTCTGTGGTTCCTGAAATACTTAATCCAAATACCTGATCAATACATCCACCACCTTCATTTGAGGTTATAGTTACTTTAACTTTGTCATTATCAATGGCTTTTATTTCATAAAAAACAATAGCATCCATATCATAGTCGCCGCCCTGTTCAACGTCAGCAAAGTTTATCCTGAATTTTATGTATGAGATTTTATTGTCAGATGTATATCTGATGTCTTCTATATAAAAATCAATTATTGGATCAGATGGGCAAAAAGCATCCTGCTGGCAGTTAGAAAGCTTTAATCCTTTATCTTTATCATAGGATATTGAAGAACATTTAGCTGCACAGTAATCATAAACGAAACAACCGCTTACGGACTTTCCAACAGGAAGTATATTAACATCTCCTGCAGGTAAGGATATTTTTATATTTGGAACATGGGTAGAAAGAGAAATTGTATAAGTTTTTATTCCCAGTTCTTTATTTCCGTAATAAGAAACGGCTGCGGAATAAAAACTTCCCTGTTTTGTAGGTTCTTCAGGACATAATCCTCTGATAGAAGCAAGGGATGAAATATTTTTTTGGGAACAGATAAAATCTGTAAAAGATCCGCTTTGTCCTATAAAATAGGAACCATT carries:
- a CDS encoding type II secretion system protein → MEQVAILNKKGFTLVEVLVAMVLFSLVLIFMLHSFLLAYRFNYTKLVKDEAAKIAQNELERLRNTSYSSINTICNGVCNNFNPSTASNQCKITHQVRNHNVIFGREIIVNENPPYKTVTVIVCTAHKDKNGNNIRYQTTTIISDKGF
- a CDS encoding prepilin-type N-terminal cleavage/methylation domain-containing protein — its product is MFKRNKKGFTIIEILVTLIIVALLLSAAYFTYIKIFGSYKEESESIEQQLEKVVGLELLRLDLEHIGYGVAYDATDKIIEWNNTQHILTIRSTLNNTNQSTFGWILCADGSLINDERKDTSNNNIVFIDTLTGLYNSVVTSLTCPSIGVHIGFPIATNANSCQVGSTNTCNTITYRKTNSNLPSHCNPNTFDLLRAVNGGSGNPLLHCIVDFVVTFDLDTDNDGTADSFGQNQPATDTNGNGQIDNSEIRAQLKRINFYAVMQEGGLNADYVYPSSSINIDGITFNLPANYQHYRWKVIKISVRPTGMFGGLEFK
- a CDS encoding response regulator transcription factor encodes the protein MKILLVEDDPILGESLKEYLEANDIEVHWIQDDREIEYIYNFEQYDVIVLDLILKYKKGEEILRDLRLKGIKNPILILTAKSDIKDKEYCFNLGADDYLTKPFNPKELLLRIKALTKRKHIDEIIKIGDVEINLNSKTIKKAGEEIKISKTAWDLLYYLLKNKGSVVETERILNYVWGDKPVGDEIVRTYIKELRKILPKDAIKTYKGRGYKLD
- a CDS encoding HAMP domain-containing histidine kinase, encoding MSILFFKYSLDEQIAKETKLYTEIYKYNPGILLPPYIKTFDHIPDPKKYEILNIIDGKYMALDIRYKDKKLKEFAFTLLMWEAVLILVLMVLIYFTIIRYIRKEDYIRRYLEILLLTITHKLGNFLSIQRLNIDIIKSKCRLKAVNRLENAYSIIEKDFKFTIKTLKNLGEAEKNITTINIKDVIENVIHNFQENLKDKSVRLDIFDAYVKMDPNDVENIFFAVIENAAKFSENKVFIKMCLKDKNLYVFIKNDVGMVEKGAGIGLEIAEFLISHYGGEIKTHIGRDFLTMIRLPL
- a CDS encoding prepilin-type N-terminal cleavage/methylation domain-containing protein, which encodes MVRKIRGFTIVELIIVIVIFLILLAVVYKPIVQKIQAHKVEGEIKKVYGLLQEGRIQAFSKKKELRFTLSSSGNSSTACLYDVSSSSNLKCVNLSVPFAIKSGASYITITDRGVFNPSSGLGETIYYTGNIKTPAVNCLKISLTRVRMGVWDGTSCNIK